In a genomic window of Thermosynechococcus sp. CL-1:
- a CDS encoding polysaccharide deacetylase family protein: MGRQWHLSVVLALFAASATLAADVPRFLSPSKFWGQLVYQVKPLKPEKVVALTFDDGPWGTSTRQVLQILKEEEVKATFFVLGKHALMYPNIIADIVKAGHAVGNHSWSHPYQPVDPEVAKQEIENTSALIAKQSQAQTRLFRPPGGNLTTGLVDYAKSKNYAIILWSVDPQDTRPHTTAAQIVERTLKAVRSGSIILLHDGGGDRATTRKALPTLIRRLRQKGYRFVTVPELLQLAVKASTPKPQPTITPTPTPTPTAEPSPTPVPTPESLPSPEPIPIPPSSIPGGPQLEPPRMPPN; this comes from the coding sequence ATGGGACGGCAGTGGCACCTGTCGGTGGTCTTGGCCTTGTTTGCAGCATCGGCAACGCTAGCAGCGGATGTGCCACGCTTTCTCAGTCCTAGCAAATTTTGGGGGCAGTTGGTCTATCAAGTCAAACCCTTGAAGCCCGAAAAAGTGGTGGCGCTGACCTTTGATGATGGCCCTTGGGGAACCTCAACCCGCCAAGTGCTGCAAATTCTCAAGGAGGAGGAGGTCAAGGCCACATTTTTTGTTCTTGGCAAGCACGCCCTCATGTACCCCAATATCATTGCTGACATTGTCAAAGCCGGTCATGCCGTTGGCAACCATAGTTGGAGTCATCCCTATCAGCCCGTTGATCCTGAAGTCGCCAAGCAAGAAATTGAAAACACCTCTGCGCTCATTGCCAAGCAAAGCCAAGCGCAAACGCGCCTGTTTCGGCCACCGGGGGGCAATCTGACCACGGGGCTAGTGGATTATGCCAAGTCGAAAAACTACGCCATCATCCTGTGGTCAGTGGATCCCCAAGACACCCGACCCCACACGACAGCAGCGCAGATCGTTGAGCGCACGCTCAAGGCAGTAAGATCTGGCAGCATTATTTTGCTCCACGATGGCGGGGGCGATCGCGCCACTACCCGCAAAGCTCTCCCCACGCTGATTCGTCGCCTACGGCAAAAAGGTTATCGCTTTGTCACTGTGCCGGAACTGCTGCAACTGGCAGTTAAAGCCTCCACGCCGAAGCCTCAACCTACAATCACTCCGACACCCACACCAACACCCACCGCGGAACCCAGTCCAACCCCAGTTCCCACTCCAGAAAGCCTGCCCAGTCCTGAGCCGATACCGATACCCCCCAGTAGCATCCCCGGTGGACCGCAATTGGAGCCACCCCGCATGCCCCCTAACTAA
- the glyQ gene encoding glycine--tRNA ligase subunit alpha: MYFQDVIATLHQFWAAQGCLIAQPYDVEKGAGTKSPHTFLRALGPEPWAVAYVEPCRRPGDGRYGENPNRYQYYYQYQVLIKPSPDNIQEIYLESLRALGIRPQEHDIRFVEDNWEDAAVGAWGVGWEVWLDGMEVTQFTYFQQCGGLDCRPVSIEITYGLERLTMYLQEVDAIASIRWNSTLTYGDVHLQGEIEQSTYNFEASDPERLFALFSLYQQEAEQLLEKQLVLPSLDYVLKCSHTFNLLDARGVISVAERTRYIGRIRGLARRVAQAYVQQREALGFPLLKEPTPIAP; encoded by the coding sequence ATGTACTTTCAGGACGTTATTGCCACACTGCACCAATTTTGGGCGGCTCAGGGATGCCTGATTGCCCAGCCCTACGATGTGGAAAAGGGCGCCGGTACCAAAAGCCCCCATACCTTTTTGCGTGCCCTCGGCCCTGAGCCTTGGGCAGTGGCCTATGTCGAACCCTGTCGCCGACCGGGGGATGGCCGCTATGGCGAGAATCCCAACCGCTATCAGTACTACTACCAGTACCAAGTGCTGATTAAGCCCTCTCCTGACAATATCCAAGAAATCTATTTGGAGTCGCTGCGCGCCCTTGGCATTCGCCCCCAGGAGCATGACATTCGCTTTGTTGAAGACAACTGGGAGGATGCCGCCGTTGGCGCGTGGGGGGTGGGCTGGGAGGTCTGGCTCGATGGTATGGAGGTGACGCAGTTTACCTATTTCCAGCAGTGTGGTGGCTTGGATTGTCGGCCGGTCTCCATTGAAATTACCTATGGCTTGGAACGGTTGACCATGTACCTCCAAGAGGTGGATGCGATCGCCAGTATCCGCTGGAACTCTACGCTCACCTATGGCGATGTCCATCTCCAAGGGGAAATCGAGCAATCCACGTACAACTTTGAAGCCTCTGACCCGGAACGATTGTTCGCCCTTTTTAGTCTCTACCAGCAGGAGGCGGAGCAGCTTCTGGAAAAGCAGTTGGTACTGCCCAGCTTGGATTATGTGCTCAAGTGTTCCCACACCTTTAACCTGCTGGATGCCCGTGGTGTGATTTCGGTGGCAGAGCGCACGCGCTACATTGGTCGCATTCGTGGACTGGCACGGCGCGTCGCCCAAGCCTATGTCCAACAACGGGAAGCCCTAGGATTTCCACTGCTGAAGGAGCCAACGCCGATCGCCCCCTAA